In Terriglobus sp. TAA 43, a single window of DNA contains:
- the treY gene encoding malto-oligosyltrehalose synthase: MRTPLSTYRLQLHAGFTFSQAIAIAEYLRDLGISHVYSSPYLQAGSGSTHGYDVVDHHRVNAELGGAEGHEAFSKKLGQLGLGQVLDIVPNHMSVDRTNRMWWDVLENGPSSRFATFFDIDWNSSEEKLRDKVLMPVLGDQYGRVLEKREIHIDREGVQFRVRYGEQEFPVAPRSLYGLLARAAELAPSDTLNFLAVSFARLPAPDSTDRSVQLARHRDKQVLLGLLQRLCREEEAICRSIDEALAELNGNIDALDEILNAQNFRLAYWRTSDQELGYRRFFDVNSLIGLRMEREYVFEETHELILYWLDKGVLDGVRIDHPDGLRDPKQYLERLRSRSPHGWIVVEKILEPGEWLRQDWPVQGTSGYDFMNLCNGLLVDPNGLRRIDAIYRDFTNEQESYADVMFEKKSKIAQETLASDVNRLANIFVAICENNRDSRDYTRAQIRRAIRNVAACFDIYRTYVVWTPEEQEITDEDREHIGKAIEEAKRRKPDIDAGLFDFMRDVLTLKITGKLEGEFVARFQQFTSPIMAKGVEDTAFYTFNRLTSLNEVGGDPGLDGNSIEQFHAYNAHMQATFPTTMLTLSTHDTKRADDVRARIAVLAEMPARWAAKVKRWSRVNAKYRTGPYPDPNTEYFLYQTLIGAWPIPEDRLKQYMQKAMREAKRITSWLANHQAYEDALNLFIERILNDASFVAEMESFVQRIRRDGCVNSLAQTLLKCTSPGVPDLYQGAELWDYSLVDPDNRRPVDYDLRRNMLAELRNLSREDAARFALAHFEQGYPKLWVILQALQLRYERPASFDQSATYEPLLPSGSKADHVIAYVRSEDVITVVARFPHKLDNNWSGTVLALPPGKWTDRMTGRIHTGGAQIRISTLLDDFPVALMVRDSETTDGRDVRKTRGRDLTV; encoded by the coding sequence ATGCGCACACCGCTATCTACATATCGCCTGCAGCTGCATGCCGGATTTACATTTTCCCAGGCCATTGCAATTGCGGAGTACCTTCGTGATCTCGGCATTTCCCATGTATACAGCTCACCCTATCTCCAGGCGGGCAGTGGATCTACGCACGGTTACGACGTCGTCGATCATCATCGCGTGAACGCGGAATTGGGCGGGGCAGAGGGACACGAGGCTTTTTCGAAGAAGCTCGGACAGCTTGGGTTAGGCCAGGTTCTGGACATTGTGCCGAACCACATGTCCGTCGATCGCACGAATCGCATGTGGTGGGACGTTCTGGAGAATGGACCGTCCAGCCGTTTTGCCACGTTTTTCGATATCGACTGGAACTCCTCAGAAGAAAAGCTGCGCGATAAAGTGCTGATGCCGGTTCTTGGAGATCAGTATGGTCGCGTGCTGGAAAAGCGCGAAATACACATCGATCGCGAAGGCGTGCAGTTCAGAGTTCGTTATGGCGAGCAGGAATTTCCTGTTGCTCCACGTTCCTTGTATGGTCTTCTGGCGCGCGCTGCAGAGCTTGCACCTTCTGACACGCTGAACTTCCTTGCTGTTTCCTTCGCACGTTTACCTGCGCCCGATTCCACCGATCGCAGTGTGCAGCTTGCGCGGCATCGCGATAAGCAAGTGTTGCTTGGGCTGCTGCAACGACTGTGTCGCGAAGAAGAAGCCATCTGCCGTTCGATAGACGAAGCGCTTGCAGAACTGAATGGGAACATTGATGCTCTGGACGAAATCCTGAATGCGCAGAACTTCCGTCTTGCTTACTGGCGCACCTCTGATCAGGAACTGGGATACCGTCGATTCTTCGATGTCAACTCGCTCATCGGTCTGCGCATGGAGCGTGAATACGTCTTCGAAGAGACGCACGAGCTGATTTTGTACTGGCTGGACAAGGGCGTGCTGGATGGTGTGCGCATTGATCATCCTGATGGTCTGCGGGATCCCAAACAGTATTTGGAACGTTTGCGGTCACGATCCCCTCATGGGTGGATTGTGGTGGAGAAGATTCTGGAGCCAGGTGAGTGGCTGCGGCAGGATTGGCCTGTGCAGGGAACAAGCGGCTATGACTTCATGAATCTCTGCAATGGTCTGCTGGTGGATCCAAACGGTTTGCGCAGAATTGATGCCATCTATCGTGACTTCACGAACGAACAGGAAAGCTATGCCGATGTCATGTTCGAGAAGAAATCGAAGATTGCGCAGGAAACATTGGCAAGCGATGTAAATCGCCTGGCGAACATATTTGTTGCTATTTGTGAGAACAACCGCGATAGCCGGGACTATACGCGCGCACAGATTCGACGCGCGATTCGTAACGTTGCGGCGTGTTTCGATATCTATCGAACCTATGTCGTGTGGACGCCGGAAGAGCAAGAGATTACGGATGAAGATCGCGAACACATCGGTAAAGCGATTGAAGAAGCGAAGCGGCGGAAGCCAGACATTGATGCTGGCCTGTTTGATTTCATGCGCGACGTTCTGACATTGAAGATTACGGGAAAGTTGGAAGGCGAATTCGTCGCGCGTTTCCAGCAGTTCACCTCTCCAATCATGGCGAAGGGCGTGGAAGACACTGCTTTCTATACCTTCAACCGACTTACCTCGTTGAACGAAGTGGGTGGCGATCCGGGCCTGGATGGCAACAGCATAGAGCAGTTTCACGCTTACAACGCGCACATGCAGGCGACCTTTCCCACGACGATGTTGACGTTGTCCACGCACGACACCAAACGTGCGGATGATGTGCGCGCAAGAATTGCTGTGTTGGCGGAGATGCCTGCGCGTTGGGCCGCAAAAGTAAAGCGATGGTCACGTGTCAACGCGAAGTATCGTACGGGCCCGTACCCTGATCCGAATACAGAGTATTTCCTGTACCAGACGTTGATAGGTGCATGGCCCATTCCTGAAGACAGGTTGAAGCAGTACATGCAGAAGGCCATGCGCGAAGCAAAGCGCATCACGTCATGGCTGGCAAACCATCAAGCCTATGAAGATGCTTTGAACTTGTTCATCGAACGGATTCTGAACGATGCTTCATTTGTTGCCGAGATGGAATCGTTTGTGCAACGCATTCGTCGCGACGGATGTGTCAATTCATTGGCGCAGACGCTGCTGAAATGCACCTCGCCGGGCGTTCCCGATCTGTATCAGGGTGCTGAGCTCTGGGACTATTCGCTGGTAGATCCGGATAATCGCAGACCGGTGGACTACGATCTGCGTCGCAACATGCTGGCTGAGCTTCGGAACCTGTCACGTGAAGACGCTGCACGTTTTGCGCTGGCTCATTTTGAGCAGGGATACCCCAAGCTTTGGGTGATTTTGCAGGCACTGCAACTTCGTTATGAGCGTCCAGCATCTTTCGATCAGTCCGCGACGTATGAACCGCTTCTCCCATCGGGATCAAAGGCGGATCACGTGATCGCTTATGTACGTTCAGAAGATGTAATCACGGTGGTGGCGCGATTCCCACATAAATTGGACAACAACTGGAGCGGTACGGTGCTTGCCTTACCGCCGGGCAAGTGGACGGATCGCATGACGGGTCGTATACACACCGGTGGTGCGCAGATTCGCATCAGTACACTGCTTGATGATTTTCCTGTTGCGTTAATGGTGCGTGACAGCGAGACGACCGACGGTCGTGACGTAAGAAAGACGCGCGGTCGCGACTTGACCGTTTAA
- a CDS encoding glycoside hydrolase family 15 protein: MPALPLYPLSTGRNSLTKEEHKTEKPLHAARIEDYALIGDCETAALICRNGSLDWLCWPTFASGACFAALLGTAEHGYFQIRPSEDERVTGDEWRYKPHTLIVEKVWKTQNGEVLVSDFMPPRGNNSDVVRIVKGLRGSVKMRMDLVLRFDYGRTIPWVERVDHHMRAIAGPELVVLRTAAPLHGEDLTTVSDFEVSEGQTVSFVLSYGSSLQEAPVAFDPQDAYRDTEVFWTDWTSQRKGSTDWEDCVERSLITLKALTYRPTGGLVAAPTTSLPEEIGGIRNWDYRFCWLRDTAFTLLVLLHEGYTEEALAWRGWLLRAIAGSAEQMQSLYGLGGERQLTEWQADWLPGYENSMPVNIGNKAAEQLQMDVFGEVISALARTPTLKDDIWRTAVRSLVVNMLEHLENIWRQPDSGIWETRGPQQHFVHSKVMAWVAFARAIEAYERSGDPGDETLRQAVQRWRGVRDAIHRDVCINGYDSDRNTFVQAYGSHALDAALLRIPLVGFLPANDPRVVGTVQAIQKELQRGDLVLRYNVESDDGLPPGEGAFLACSFWMTGVMYLTGQKEEARAMYERLLKLRNPLGLISEEYDMREMRQVGNFPQAFSHLTMAHAATILSGGKGPWSEALEFA, encoded by the coding sequence TTGCCTGCGTTGCCCTTATACCCCTTATCTACCGGGAGAAATTCCTTGACCAAGGAAGAACACAAAACAGAGAAGCCTCTACACGCGGCTCGGATTGAAGACTACGCCTTGATTGGGGATTGCGAAACGGCAGCGCTTATTTGCCGAAACGGGTCACTGGATTGGCTCTGTTGGCCAACATTTGCTTCCGGTGCATGCTTTGCGGCGTTACTGGGAACGGCGGAGCATGGTTATTTTCAGATTCGGCCATCAGAAGACGAAAGGGTGACCGGCGATGAATGGCGATACAAGCCCCACACTCTGATCGTGGAGAAGGTGTGGAAGACGCAGAACGGCGAAGTTCTTGTCAGCGACTTCATGCCGCCTCGCGGGAATAATTCAGATGTTGTGAGGATTGTGAAAGGGCTTCGCGGCTCTGTAAAGATGCGGATGGACCTCGTCCTGCGATTTGACTACGGCCGCACTATTCCCTGGGTAGAACGCGTGGATCATCACATGAGAGCCATCGCGGGACCAGAACTCGTCGTTTTGCGGACAGCGGCTCCTCTACATGGCGAAGACCTCACGACCGTGAGTGATTTCGAAGTCAGTGAAGGGCAAACAGTCTCCTTTGTGCTGTCGTATGGTTCTTCGCTTCAGGAAGCTCCTGTCGCATTCGATCCTCAGGATGCTTATCGCGACACGGAAGTCTTCTGGACGGACTGGACATCGCAACGAAAAGGCAGCACGGACTGGGAGGACTGCGTTGAGCGATCCCTCATTACCTTGAAGGCTCTGACGTATCGTCCTACAGGCGGCCTGGTCGCTGCGCCGACTACGTCATTGCCAGAGGAGATCGGTGGCATTCGCAATTGGGACTATCGATTCTGCTGGTTGCGCGATACAGCTTTCACTCTACTAGTGCTTCTGCATGAGGGTTACACAGAGGAAGCATTGGCGTGGCGCGGCTGGCTGTTGCGGGCCATAGCAGGTTCCGCGGAACAAATGCAGTCGCTCTATGGACTCGGTGGCGAGAGGCAACTGACGGAATGGCAGGCCGATTGGTTACCGGGATATGAGAATTCAATGCCAGTAAATATCGGGAACAAAGCAGCAGAACAGTTGCAAATGGACGTGTTCGGAGAAGTGATTTCGGCACTCGCGCGCACGCCGACACTCAAAGACGATATCTGGAGAACAGCCGTGCGTTCTCTGGTGGTCAACATGCTCGAACACCTTGAAAACATCTGGCGGCAGCCCGATAGTGGCATTTGGGAAACGCGCGGGCCACAACAGCATTTTGTGCATTCCAAAGTGATGGCTTGGGTTGCGTTCGCGCGTGCGATCGAAGCATACGAGCGCTCGGGCGATCCAGGTGATGAGACATTACGGCAGGCCGTGCAAAGGTGGCGCGGCGTTCGCGATGCGATTCACCGCGATGTATGTATCAACGGGTATGACTCTGACAGAAATACATTTGTGCAGGCTTATGGTTCGCACGCGTTGGATGCTGCACTGTTGAGGATTCCTCTTGTTGGATTTCTGCCGGCGAATGATCCGCGTGTGGTGGGAACCGTGCAGGCGATTCAAAAGGAACTGCAGAGGGGCGATCTTGTCCTCCGATACAACGTGGAGAGTGACGATGGTTTGCCACCAGGCGAAGGCGCGTTTCTTGCTTGTTCTTTCTGGATGACAGGCGTGATGTACCTGACGGGACAGAAAGAAGAGGCACGCGCCATGTATGAACGTCTGTTGAAGTTACGGAATCCGCTGGGGTTGATCTCCGAAGAATATGACATGCGAGAAATGCGTCAGGTAGGCAATTTCCCGCAAGCGTTCTCGCACCTCACGATGGCTCACGCGGCCACCATTCTCAGCGGTGGAAAAGGTCCCTGGAGCGAGGCTTTGGAGTTTGCATAA
- a CDS encoding maltotransferase domain-containing protein, translating into MKPKEGRSRVIIENVQPQVDCGRHAVKRVVGDRVLISAAIYSDGHDHVAAKLLYRRESEETWRTTPFMERGNDVWEAEFTADAIGPWVYTVQAWVDHFGTWVHDLHKRIDAQTTATPTEMPGGPEQNEGGSATDGNTVALEDLKAPQKSPTGASTPAPSNDIALALRTGAILLDQASARARTSDAQTLKGAASSLRFLAEKNANFYEFPLSNDLILLALQYPDLSFVTTYSKGFPLWVDRERARFSTWYEFFPRSCGANGGHGTLRDAMALLPDVAAMGFDVVYFPPIHPIGTAFRKGRNNSIFAVPDDVGSPWAIGNRDGGHKAILRELGTFADFEQLIGTAQKLNMEIALDIAFQCAPDHPWVHDHPNWFKIRPDGSIQYAENPPKKYQDIYPINFESDDWRALWEELCNVFLFWIDKGVRIFRVDNPHTKAIPFWEWCIAEIHHAHPEVIFLAEAFTRPHVMYGLAKIGYTQSYTYFSWRTEKHELTQYMQEITTPPVSEFFRPNLWPNTPDILVEFLQEGGRAAFQQRVILAATLSASYGIYGPTYELCEHVPAKPKSEEYLDSEKYQLRTWDRSDPVSIAPLITLLNRVRSAHPALQTNDSLHFHGIGNDSLIAYSKRAGDDVVLTIVNLDPHQTQVGWTDLQLMDLGMPLAGEYEAHDLLSGETYLWQGSYNYVSLNPEKMPAHILLLHPKHLSEHTAAESTED; encoded by the coding sequence TTGAAGCCGAAGGAAGGCCGAAGCCGCGTCATCATCGAAAATGTGCAACCGCAGGTAGACTGCGGACGCCATGCAGTCAAGCGCGTAGTAGGTGACCGCGTTCTTATATCAGCGGCCATCTATTCGGATGGACACGATCACGTTGCAGCAAAACTTCTCTACCGCCGCGAGTCAGAAGAGACCTGGCGCACCACGCCTTTTATGGAACGCGGCAATGATGTCTGGGAAGCTGAGTTTACGGCGGATGCCATAGGTCCGTGGGTTTACACCGTGCAGGCATGGGTCGATCATTTCGGCACGTGGGTTCACGATCTGCATAAGAGAATCGACGCGCAAACGACAGCAACCCCCACCGAAATGCCCGGCGGTCCTGAACAGAACGAGGGTGGTTCTGCGACAGACGGAAATACCGTTGCCCTGGAAGATCTGAAAGCGCCCCAAAAGTCACCCACAGGAGCCAGCACCCCAGCCCCCTCGAACGATATCGCGCTGGCCCTTCGTACTGGCGCCATTCTGCTTGATCAAGCCTCAGCACGCGCACGCACTTCAGACGCGCAGACTCTCAAAGGAGCGGCAAGCTCCCTTCGTTTTCTTGCGGAAAAGAACGCGAATTTCTATGAATTCCCTCTCAGCAACGACCTCATCCTCCTGGCACTTCAATACCCAGATTTAAGCTTCGTCACTACGTACTCCAAAGGGTTTCCGCTCTGGGTGGATCGCGAACGCGCGCGATTCTCCACGTGGTACGAATTTTTCCCGCGCTCCTGCGGTGCTAACGGCGGACACGGCACGCTGCGCGATGCGATGGCTTTACTTCCGGACGTAGCAGCGATGGGATTTGATGTGGTCTATTTCCCTCCGATTCATCCCATCGGCACAGCATTTCGCAAAGGTCGGAATAATTCCATCTTTGCCGTGCCGGATGACGTGGGAAGTCCATGGGCTATCGGCAATCGTGATGGAGGCCACAAAGCCATCCTGCGTGAACTAGGAACCTTCGCCGATTTTGAACAACTCATCGGCACAGCGCAGAAACTGAACATGGAAATCGCACTAGACATCGCGTTCCAGTGCGCCCCCGATCATCCGTGGGTTCACGATCATCCAAATTGGTTCAAAATTCGTCCAGATGGCAGCATTCAATACGCGGAGAATCCTCCCAAGAAGTACCAGGACATCTATCCCATTAATTTTGAATCGGACGACTGGCGTGCCCTGTGGGAAGAGTTATGCAACGTCTTTCTTTTCTGGATCGACAAAGGCGTACGCATCTTCCGCGTAGACAATCCGCACACGAAGGCAATTCCCTTCTGGGAGTGGTGCATCGCCGAAATTCATCACGCACATCCTGAAGTCATCTTCCTGGCAGAAGCATTCACACGCCCGCACGTGATGTACGGGTTGGCAAAGATTGGCTACACGCAGAGCTACACGTATTTCTCGTGGCGAACGGAGAAGCACGAGCTCACGCAATATATGCAGGAGATCACGACGCCTCCCGTCAGCGAATTCTTCCGGCCTAACCTTTGGCCAAACACCCCTGACATTCTGGTTGAATTTCTGCAGGAGGGTGGCCGGGCAGCCTTTCAGCAACGCGTCATTCTTGCCGCAACACTGAGCGCCAGCTACGGCATCTATGGCCCCACCTATGAACTGTGCGAACACGTTCCAGCGAAACCCAAAAGCGAAGAGTATCTGGACAGCGAAAAGTATCAGCTCCGCACATGGGATCGCAGCGATCCAGTTTCGATTGCACCCCTGATCACGCTGTTGAATCGGGTGCGTAGCGCCCATCCAGCTTTACAGACCAACGATTCTCTCCACTTCCACGGCATTGGCAATGATTCGCTCATCGCCTACAGCAAACGAGCAGGAGACGATGTAGTGTTGACCATTGTGAACCTTGATCCACATCAAACTCAGGTTGGATGGACGGACCTGCAACTGATGGACCTCGGCATGCCGTTGGCGGGTGAGTACGAGGCCCACGACCTTCTCAGTGGAGAGACTTACCTGTGGCAAGGGTCTTATAACTATGTCAGCCTGAATCCGGAAAAAATGCCGGCACACATCCTGTTACTGCATCCCAAGCATCTTTCCGAACATACCGCCGCGGAGAGTACCGAAGATTGA
- the treS gene encoding maltose alpha-D-glucosyltransferase — translation MSASIVRPKRKKSGSATDPLWFKDAVIYELHVKAFADSNNDGIGDFPGLMGKLDYLQELGVTCIWLLPFFPSPQRDDGYDISDYLSVNPAYGTVNDFQAFLAAAHARGMQVMIELVINHTSDQHPWFQAARNAPAGSPERNMYVWSDTDKLYEGVRIIFTDTEKSNWTWDAVAGQYYWHRFFSHQPDLNFDNPVVRETVADIMRYWLDMGVDGLRLDAIPYLIERDGTSCENVPETHLVIKELRAVMESEYENCMILAEANMWPEDVRPYFGDGDECHMAFHFPLMPRIYMALRQEDRLPITEIMARTPDIPSNCQWGIFLRNHDELTLEMVSDDERDYMYLAYSADPRMRINVGIRRRLAPLLDNNRRRIELLNSLLLSFPGTPILYYGDEIGMGDNIYLGDRNGVRTPMQWNSDRNAGFSRAVPAKLYSPVIMDPIWGYEAINVEAQESDTSSLLHWTRNMIALRKLFQVFGRGTQEFLRPENRKVLAYLREYESERVVCVANLSRFAQPVTLDLSRFKGMVPVEMLGYVPFPKITDEPYPVTLGPYAFLWLELQPAPQDESETPSTLDVQTAELVLPAGNLQSAITGAGAELLQETFLPKFLLTQRWFGAKARTIKAIRITGSVPLQRFDAAILILEICYVEGDSDLYTFPVAYISAGRADNIRAESPQSIIAAAQMGIGTGGALVDGLVIEEVRQELLRIIESELTLTSDAQGALTGKRSSAFASLRGTEENIPSRKTSAEQSNSSLLYGASFILKLFRRLQPGENPDAEIGRFLTETAHFQHIAPFAGEVLYTPKDGDTTTLGLLQGLIANEGDGWEWMLSQIRHSADSPAYANAVRLLGQRTGEMHRALATPTSNPAFAAETTDTDALGRDGERLESQINIAINSFKMSFAKLPDALLPSVATLISRRDDMFTLAESLRHLSAADAGIRTRIHGDYHLGQVLHTKEDFVLLDFEGEPARSLQERRMKQSPLRDVAGMLRSFSYAAAAGFGTKPSAEREAWEHAAANAFLEGYRQATVSSHRATTEVEATLLRAYLLEKALYEIIYEVNNRPDWIAIPLAGILGLLDMTGGRA, via the coding sequence TTGAGCGCAAGCATCGTACGTCCGAAGAGGAAGAAGTCCGGCAGCGCCACTGACCCGCTCTGGTTCAAAGATGCGGTTATCTATGAACTGCACGTAAAAGCGTTTGCTGATAGCAACAACGATGGCATTGGTGACTTTCCCGGCCTGATGGGAAAGCTGGATTATCTGCAGGAGCTTGGCGTCACATGCATCTGGTTGTTGCCCTTTTTCCCTTCGCCGCAGCGTGACGATGGCTATGACATCTCTGACTATCTGAGCGTCAACCCCGCTTACGGTACCGTCAACGACTTTCAGGCGTTCCTTGCTGCTGCGCACGCGCGCGGCATGCAGGTGATGATCGAGCTGGTCATCAATCACACCAGCGATCAGCACCCGTGGTTTCAGGCTGCACGCAATGCACCGGCCGGGTCGCCTGAACGCAACATGTACGTGTGGAGCGATACGGACAAGCTGTACGAAGGTGTCCGCATCATCTTCACCGATACAGAAAAATCCAACTGGACATGGGATGCGGTTGCTGGACAGTACTACTGGCATCGCTTCTTCTCGCATCAACCGGACCTGAATTTTGACAATCCGGTAGTGCGCGAAACAGTTGCCGACATCATGCGTTACTGGCTGGATATGGGCGTTGATGGACTTCGCCTCGACGCGATTCCTTACCTGATCGAGCGTGATGGAACCTCATGCGAGAACGTTCCAGAGACGCATCTGGTCATCAAAGAACTTCGCGCGGTCATGGAGTCGGAATACGAAAACTGCATGATTCTGGCGGAAGCGAATATGTGGCCGGAAGATGTGCGACCGTATTTTGGCGACGGCGATGAATGCCACATGGCCTTCCACTTTCCGCTAATGCCGCGCATTTACATGGCTCTGCGACAGGAAGACCGCCTGCCCATCACAGAAATCATGGCGCGTACGCCGGATATTCCATCGAATTGTCAGTGGGGAATCTTCCTGCGCAATCATGATGAGCTCACCTTGGAGATGGTCTCGGACGATGAGCGCGATTACATGTATCTGGCCTATTCGGCAGACCCGCGTATGCGTATCAACGTTGGCATTCGCCGCCGGCTTGCTCCACTTCTGGATAACAATCGGCGCCGCATTGAATTGTTGAATTCGCTTCTGCTCTCCTTCCCCGGTACGCCGATTCTTTATTACGGCGATGAGATCGGCATGGGTGACAACATTTACCTCGGCGACCGCAACGGTGTGCGTACGCCGATGCAGTGGAACAGCGATCGCAATGCAGGCTTCAGCCGCGCCGTTCCCGCTAAGTTGTATTCACCTGTGATCATGGACCCCATTTGGGGTTATGAAGCGATCAACGTAGAGGCGCAGGAAAGCGACACCTCCTCATTGCTGCATTGGACACGCAACATGATTGCGTTGCGCAAACTGTTCCAGGTATTCGGTCGCGGCACACAGGAGTTCCTGCGACCAGAGAATCGGAAAGTACTCGCGTATCTCCGTGAGTACGAGTCAGAACGCGTGGTGTGCGTTGCAAATCTGTCGCGCTTCGCGCAGCCTGTGACACTCGATCTTTCACGTTTCAAAGGAATGGTTCCGGTAGAGATGCTTGGGTACGTACCGTTTCCCAAGATCACCGATGAACCTTATCCCGTGACGCTTGGCCCATACGCTTTCCTCTGGCTGGAACTGCAGCCTGCACCACAGGATGAATCAGAAACTCCGTCGACGCTGGACGTGCAAACAGCCGAGCTGGTTCTGCCCGCTGGCAACCTGCAAAGCGCCATCACAGGAGCGGGAGCAGAGCTGTTGCAGGAAACGTTCCTTCCCAAGTTCTTGCTGACACAACGATGGTTCGGGGCAAAGGCACGCACCATCAAAGCGATTCGCATTACAGGGAGCGTTCCCCTGCAGCGATTCGACGCGGCAATTCTGATTCTGGAAATCTGCTACGTCGAAGGCGATAGCGATCTCTATACATTTCCCGTTGCCTATATTTCGGCCGGACGCGCGGACAACATTCGCGCAGAATCGCCACAAAGCATCATTGCCGCGGCGCAGATGGGGATAGGTACAGGCGGTGCACTGGTAGATGGCCTCGTCATAGAAGAAGTCCGCCAGGAATTGCTCCGTATCATCGAATCCGAGCTGACGCTCACCAGCGATGCCCAAGGTGCGCTTACAGGAAAACGCAGTTCAGCGTTTGCATCACTGCGCGGAACTGAAGAAAACATTCCATCGCGCAAAACTTCTGCAGAACAAAGTAATTCATCTCTGCTCTACGGTGCCTCGTTCATCCTGAAGTTGTTCCGCAGACTGCAGCCTGGCGAAAATCCCGACGCGGAGATTGGCAGATTCCTAACCGAAACAGCCCATTTCCAACACATTGCTCCATTCGCAGGAGAAGTGCTGTACACCCCGAAGGATGGTGATACGACCACATTGGGCCTACTGCAGGGCCTGATAGCGAATGAAGGTGACGGATGGGAGTGGATGCTGTCGCAAATCCGTCACTCAGCCGACAGCCCTGCGTACGCCAATGCAGTTCGATTGCTTGGGCAACGAACTGGCGAGATGCACCGCGCACTTGCCACGCCGACCAGCAATCCTGCATTTGCAGCGGAAACAACCGATACCGACGCTCTGGGTCGGGATGGCGAGCGTCTGGAATCGCAAATCAACATTGCCATCAACTCATTCAAGATGAGCTTCGCGAAATTGCCCGATGCCCTTCTCCCATCGGTGGCAACGCTCATCAGTCGTCGGGATGACATGTTCACTCTTGCAGAAAGCCTCCGCCATCTTTCGGCAGCAGATGCAGGCATCCGCACACGGATCCATGGCGATTACCACCTTGGCCAGGTACTTCACACAAAAGAAGACTTCGTCCTGCTCGATTTTGAAGGGGAACCAGCCCGTTCACTTCAGGAACGTCGGATGAAACAATCGCCGCTGCGCGACGTCGCTGGCATGCTTCGTTCTTTCTCTTATGCAGCGGCAGCGGGCTTTGGGACGAAACCCTCCGCAGAACGCGAGGCGTGGGAGCATGCCGCAGCAAATGCATTCCTTGAAGGCTATCGACAAGCCACTGTTTCATCGCACCGTGCGACCACGGAAGTGGAAGCAACCCTGCTGCGAGCCTATCTACTGGAAAAGGCGCTTTACGAGATCATTTATGAAGTAAATAATCGGCCCGACTGGATTGCTATTCCGCTCGCTGGCATACTTGGTCTGCTGGATATGACAGGAGGCCGGGCATGA